Proteins encoded within one genomic window of Candidatus Hydrogenedentota bacterium:
- the rfbB gene encoding dTDP-glucose 4,6-dehydratase has product MKKILVTGGAGFIGSAFVRLQLRDYPDVHIVTYDKLTYSGNLDNLRDADPARHTFVRGDIADPDTLGPALEGCDAVVNFAAESHVDRSLNGAADFIATNVAGVNTVLDQARRAGVGRVLLVSTDEVYGSIDEGAFRETDAPHPRNPYAASKAAGELFGTAHRETYGLHVVTTRGSNTYGPYQYPEKVLPLFVTNALDGQPLPLYGDGMNVRDWLYVDDHCRGIDTALRKGAPGEVYNIPGGNERHNIALTRRILELTGRDETLIRPVADRVGHDRRYAIDGAKLRALGWAPRMDWDEGIALTVQWYRDNEWWWRKIKSGEFREYYRRQYGL; this is encoded by the coding sequence ATGAAAAAGATCCTGGTCACCGGCGGCGCGGGCTTCATCGGGTCCGCCTTCGTCCGCCTCCAGCTCCGCGACTACCCGGACGTCCACATTGTCACCTACGACAAGCTGACCTATTCAGGCAACCTGGACAACCTGCGCGACGCGGACCCGGCGCGCCACACCTTCGTCCGGGGCGACATCGCCGACCCGGACACCCTCGGCCCCGCCCTGGAGGGCTGCGACGCCGTGGTCAACTTTGCCGCAGAGAGCCATGTGGACCGCAGCCTGAACGGCGCGGCGGACTTCATCGCCACGAACGTCGCCGGGGTGAACACGGTGCTCGACCAGGCCCGCCGCGCGGGCGTCGGCCGGGTGCTGCTGGTCTCCACGGACGAGGTCTACGGCAGCATTGACGAGGGGGCCTTCCGCGAGACGGACGCGCCCCACCCGCGCAACCCCTACGCCGCCAGCAAGGCGGCGGGCGAGCTCTTCGGCACGGCGCACCGGGAGACCTACGGCCTGCACGTCGTCACCACGCGCGGCTCGAACACCTACGGCCCCTACCAGTATCCGGAAAAGGTGCTGCCCCTCTTCGTGACCAACGCCCTCGACGGCCAGCCCCTGCCCCTCTACGGCGACGGCATGAACGTCCGCGACTGGCTTTATGTGGACGACCATTGCCGGGGCATTGACACGGCCCTGCGCAAAGGCGCGCCGGGGGAGGTCTACAACATCCCCGGCGGCAACGAGCGGCACAACATCGCGCTGACCCGGCGCATCCTGGAGCTGACGGGGCGCGACGAGACCCTGATCCGCCCCGTGGCGGACCGGGTCGGCCACGACCGCCGCTATGCCATTGACGGCGCGAAACTCCGCGCCCTGGGCTGGGCGCCGCGGATGGACTGGGACGAGGGGATCGCCCTGACCGTCCAGTGGTACCGGGACAACGAGTGGTGGTGGCGGAAGATCAAGTCGGGCGAGTTCCGCGAGTACTACCGCCGCCAGTACGGGCTCTGA